The window ACCGCGCACATTTCTGCATCTGCTGAACTGTCGGCAATCACAAGTGTTTCCGTCGGGCCGGCGAACAGGTCAATACCCACTCTTCCAAATAGCTGGCGCTTTGCTTCCGCCACAAACATATTTCCTGGCCCCACCAACATGTCAACCGAAGCAATACTCTCGGTTCCGAGGGCCATCGCGCCGATGGCTTGAATGCCGCCTAGCACGAAAATTTCGTCCGCTCCGGCCAAATGCATGGCAGTAATAATGGCCGGATGTGGTGCCCCCTGGAAAGGAGGGGCCGTTGAGACGATACGATTGACACCGGCAACTTTGGCTGTGAGCACGCTCATATGTGCGGACGCAATCATAGGATATTTCCCACCAGGAACATAACACCCGACAGCATTGACTGGGATGTGCTTATGCCCCAACACCACACCCGGTATGGTTTCTACCTCAACGTCCTTCATCGATTCACGCTGGATCGATGCAAACCTGCCTATCTGCTTCTGCGCAAACTTGATGTCCTCAACCTGCAACGGAGACAGCGTCTTAACAGCTTTTTCAATTTCAGCTTGCGATAGGCGGAAGCGCTTTGGTGCCCATCCATCGAACCTCTGCGAAAGCTCAAGCACAGCCTCATCGCCGCGCTTCTCTATATCTGAAAGTATTTTTTCAACGGTAGCCCTAACCTTAGCATCGCTTTCAGCAATTGCTTGGTCATCTTTACCTGTCTTAAGG of the Advenella kashmirensis WT001 genome contains:
- the hisD gene encoding histidinol dehydrogenase → MTVRYLKTGKDDQAIAESDAKVRATVEKILSDIEKRGDEAVLELSQRFDGWAPKRFRLSQAEIEKAVKTLSPLQVEDIKFAQKQIGRFASIQRESMKDVEVETIPGVVLGHKHIPVNAVGCYVPGGKYPMIASAHMSVLTAKVAGVNRIVSTAPPFQGAPHPAIITAMHLAGADEIFVLGGIQAIGAMALGTESIASVDMLVGPGNMFVAEAKRQLFGRVGIDLFAGPTETLVIADSSADAEMCAVDLLGQAEHGPTSPAILLTTDENLARDTLAEIERQLQILPTADIARISWADYGQVIVCDTEEEMIDIADELAYEHVQVLTENPDVFLKQLTNYGALFLGPRTNVSYGDKVIGTNHTLPTKRAARYTGGLWVGKFIKTCTYQRITSDKASALIGEYGSRLCHMENFAGHGEQANLRVRRYGDRPVVPWYEPVPPHVA